From a region of the Mycobacterium sp. SMC-8 genome:
- a CDS encoding MaoC family dehydratase N-terminal domain-containing protein, with translation MTSTESAAVEGRITDEDIERARAQIGIPVNQRDEAWHRLPSADGISHFAFGCGDDNPLFHDPQYGANTRWHGQIAPPTFPISTGLDQTPRFTDPERKKLFRGLFRGTGKYYAGVKWTLYKPLYADRLVLAENYTLDVQVKESEFSGGRSVKETFRYLYVDVDGTPLATRDESYINAERQGSKKSGKYSHIERQHWTEESLAEVEQGYDEEVRRGAEPQWWEDVNVGDAVPAVMKGPLTVVDVISMHMGWGWGGYGVGPLKYAHQLRKRMPAFYQPDEYGVPDVVQRLHWDAARAQALGIPAPYDYGQMRAAWASHLLTNWVGDDGWLAELDLQLRGFNYHGDIHRMTATVVQKSETPEDVISLDVLGTTQRDENTVRGTAKVLLPSRQRGAVVLPAPDEDLRRRGAGIVSRIAGQVGAEMRRIHGE, from the coding sequence ATGACGAGCACCGAAAGCGCCGCAGTCGAAGGACGGATCACCGACGAGGACATCGAACGGGCGCGTGCACAGATCGGGATTCCGGTCAATCAGCGCGATGAGGCGTGGCACCGGTTGCCCAGCGCCGACGGCATCAGTCACTTCGCCTTCGGGTGCGGTGATGACAATCCACTGTTTCACGATCCGCAGTACGGAGCCAACACACGGTGGCACGGTCAGATCGCTCCACCGACCTTCCCCATCTCGACCGGTCTCGATCAGACGCCGCGGTTCACCGATCCAGAGCGAAAGAAGCTGTTCCGCGGCCTGTTTCGGGGGACAGGAAAGTACTACGCCGGCGTGAAGTGGACGCTGTACAAGCCGCTGTACGCCGATCGTCTGGTGCTGGCAGAGAACTACACCCTCGACGTTCAGGTGAAGGAGAGCGAGTTCTCCGGCGGTCGGTCGGTCAAGGAGACCTTCCGCTACCTGTACGTCGACGTCGACGGCACGCCGCTCGCCACTCGTGACGAGTCGTACATCAACGCCGAGCGTCAGGGCTCCAAGAAGTCCGGGAAGTACTCCCATATCGAGCGGCAGCACTGGACCGAGGAGTCACTCGCCGAGGTCGAGCAGGGCTATGACGAGGAAGTGCGCCGCGGCGCCGAACCTCAGTGGTGGGAGGATGTCAACGTCGGCGATGCCGTGCCTGCAGTGATGAAGGGACCGCTTACCGTCGTCGATGTCATCAGCATGCATATGGGTTGGGGCTGGGGCGGTTACGGCGTCGGGCCGCTGAAGTATGCGCACCAGCTGCGTAAGCGGATGCCTGCGTTCTATCAGCCCGATGAGTATGGTGTGCCGGATGTGGTGCAGCGTCTGCACTGGGACGCGGCGCGGGCACAGGCCCTCGGCATTCCCGCACCGTACGACTATGGGCAGATGCGTGCGGCGTGGGCATCGCATCTACTCACCAACTGGGTGGGCGACGACGGTTGGCTGGCCGAGCTGGATCTGCAATTGCGTGGATTCAACTACCACGGCGACATTCACCGCATGACAGCCACCGTCGTCCAGAAGAGTGAAACTCCAGAAGACGTCATTTCGCTCGACGTCTTGGGTACCACGCAACGCGATGAGAACACCGTTCGTGGTACCGCGAAGGTGCTGCTTCCGTCGCGGCAACGTGGCGCCGTGGTCCTCCCGGCGCCAGATGAGGACCTCCGCCGGCGAGGTGCCGGCATCGTATCCAGAATAGCCGGCCAGGTGGGCGCAGAGATGCGCCGAATCCACGGGGAGTGA
- a CDS encoding crotonase/enoyl-CoA hydratase family protein, whose protein sequence is MTTVENQAAPAALTERRGNVLVITINRPEARNAVNGAVSAAVGDALQSAQDDPDVRAIVITGAGDKSFCAGADLKAIGRGENLMHPVHPEWGFAGYVRHHVDKPTIAAVNGTALGGGSELVLASDLVVAEESAVLGLPEVKRGLIAGAGGVFRLVDQLPRKVAMELIVTGDPITATDAKNWGLINQVVPDGTALTAALALAERITANAPLSVWASKRVAQGVDAGVIAREEPDWDRTESEFGTLLSSEDAMEGPRAFAEKRAPIWKAR, encoded by the coding sequence GTGACCACCGTGGAGAATCAGGCCGCCCCAGCTGCCCTGACCGAGCGTCGCGGAAACGTCCTCGTCATCACAATCAACCGACCCGAGGCACGCAACGCCGTCAACGGCGCGGTGAGCGCTGCCGTCGGAGACGCATTGCAATCCGCCCAGGACGACCCGGATGTGCGCGCCATCGTCATCACCGGAGCCGGCGACAAATCGTTCTGTGCCGGCGCGGATCTGAAGGCCATCGGTCGTGGTGAGAACTTGATGCATCCGGTGCATCCGGAATGGGGTTTTGCCGGTTACGTCCGGCATCACGTCGACAAGCCGACCATCGCGGCGGTCAATGGCACCGCATTGGGCGGCGGTTCCGAACTCGTGCTGGCCAGCGACCTGGTGGTCGCGGAGGAGAGCGCAGTGCTGGGCCTTCCCGAGGTGAAACGCGGATTGATCGCCGGCGCCGGCGGAGTCTTCCGGCTGGTCGACCAATTGCCGCGTAAGGTCGCCATGGAGCTGATCGTCACCGGCGACCCGATCACCGCGACCGATGCCAAGAACTGGGGACTGATCAATCAGGTCGTGCCCGATGGCACCGCACTGACCGCAGCCCTAGCACTCGCCGAGCGCATCACTGCGAACGCACCGCTGTCGGTATGGGCCAGCAAGCGGGTGGCCCAGGGGGTCGATGCGGGTGTGATCGCCCGGGAGGAGCCCGATTGGGACCGCACCGAATCCGAGTTCGGCACGCTGTTGAGCAGTGAGGATGCAATGGAAGGTCCGCGGGCTTTTGCCGAGAAGCGGGCCCCGATCTGGAAGGCACGTTGA
- a CDS encoding acyl-CoA dehydrogenase family protein — protein sequence MKRTVFDEEHEALRETARQFLEREVAPHAEQWEQDRLVDRSAYVAAGKYGLIGFNMPEEYGGGGSEDFRFNAVIVEEVSKSGLPAPALSLQNDVVGPYFKSLANDEQKARWMPGIVSGELIVAVAMTEPGAGSDLAGIRTSAVRDGDDWLLNGAKTFISAGFNSDLVVVVARTDPEAGHKGFTLLVVERDMPGFTRGRKLDKMGLHAQDTAELNFDNVRVPNANILGQVGRGFYHLMHNLPSERLSIAIGAVASARETWRQTLQYAKDRKAFGQPIGSFQHNRFLLAEMDTELEIGEQYIDRCLQAVVDGDLTAVEAAKAKWWCTEMAKRVIDNCVQLHGGYGFMMEYRVAREYCDGRIQTIFGGTTEIMKDIIGRDLGL from the coding sequence ATGAAGAGAACAGTTTTCGACGAAGAACACGAGGCGCTGCGCGAAACCGCACGGCAGTTCCTGGAGCGGGAGGTTGCCCCGCATGCGGAGCAGTGGGAGCAGGACCGGTTGGTCGATCGATCCGCTTATGTGGCGGCCGGAAAGTACGGCCTCATCGGCTTCAACATGCCTGAGGAGTACGGGGGCGGAGGATCAGAGGACTTCCGGTTCAACGCCGTGATCGTCGAAGAGGTGTCCAAGAGCGGCCTGCCGGCTCCCGCGCTCTCCTTGCAGAACGACGTGGTAGGCCCGTACTTCAAATCGTTGGCCAACGACGAGCAGAAGGCACGTTGGATGCCGGGCATCGTCAGTGGCGAGCTGATCGTGGCGGTGGCTATGACCGAACCAGGTGCGGGCAGCGATCTGGCCGGTATCAGGACATCTGCGGTCCGTGATGGAGATGATTGGCTCCTGAACGGCGCCAAGACATTCATTTCGGCCGGCTTCAACAGCGATCTGGTGGTCGTGGTGGCCCGCACCGATCCCGAGGCGGGCCACAAAGGGTTCACGCTGTTGGTGGTCGAACGCGATATGCCTGGCTTCACTCGTGGCCGCAAACTCGACAAGATGGGTTTGCACGCCCAGGACACCGCCGAGCTGAACTTCGACAACGTTCGGGTCCCGAATGCCAACATCCTCGGTCAGGTGGGTCGTGGTTTCTACCATCTGATGCACAACCTGCCCTCGGAGCGGTTGTCGATCGCGATCGGTGCCGTGGCCAGCGCACGCGAAACATGGCGGCAGACACTGCAGTACGCCAAGGACCGAAAGGCTTTCGGTCAGCCCATCGGTAGCTTCCAGCACAATCGATTCCTGCTGGCCGAAATGGACACCGAACTGGAGATCGGTGAGCAGTACATCGACCGGTGCCTGCAGGCGGTCGTAGACGGGGATTTGACAGCCGTTGAGGCCGCCAAGGCCAAATGGTGGTGCACCGAGATGGCGAAGCGCGTCATCGACAATTGTGTTCAGCTGCATGGTGGGTACGGATTCATGATGGAGTACCGGGTCGCGCGAGAGTATTGCGATGGCCGTATCCAGACCATCTTCGGCGGGACCACCGAGATCATGAAGGACATCATCGGCCGCGATCTGGGACTGTGA
- a CDS encoding thiolase family protein: MAEAVIVEAVRSPIGKRNGGLSGVHPAELSAQVLNGLVERAGIDPGLVDDVIWGCVQQVGEQALDIARTALLAAGWPETVPGVTVDRQCGSSQQSVHFAAAGVAAGHYDVVVAGGVEAMSRVPMGASTASGGNPFPDSFMTRYGVAPNQGIGAEMISQQWGFDRTMLDQFSLDSHEKAAAAQDSGVFDGQIVGIKTKDADGNDIAITKDEGIRRGTPIEKMAQLKSAFRENGVIHAGNSSQISDGSAALLFVSADKAKSLGIRPIARVHTATLAGADPVIMLTAPIPATQKALKRSGLSVDDIGVFEVNEAFAPVPLAWLKDIGADEKRLNPNGGAIALGHPLGGSGARIMTTMLHHMRDNGIQYGLQTMCEGGGQANATILELL; encoded by the coding sequence ATGGCAGAAGCGGTCATTGTCGAGGCAGTACGGTCCCCGATCGGCAAACGTAACGGAGGATTGTCCGGGGTGCATCCCGCTGAGCTGTCGGCCCAGGTGCTCAACGGGCTGGTAGAGCGGGCGGGCATCGATCCGGGGCTGGTGGACGACGTGATCTGGGGATGCGTCCAGCAGGTCGGCGAACAGGCCCTCGACATCGCGCGTACCGCCCTGCTGGCAGCAGGTTGGCCCGAAACCGTTCCCGGTGTCACGGTGGATCGCCAGTGCGGATCCAGCCAGCAATCCGTGCACTTCGCGGCGGCAGGTGTGGCGGCCGGGCACTATGATGTCGTGGTCGCCGGCGGCGTGGAAGCAATGTCGCGAGTCCCGATGGGGGCGTCGACCGCGTCGGGCGGCAACCCCTTCCCCGACAGCTTCATGACGCGGTACGGCGTGGCGCCAAATCAGGGCATCGGTGCCGAGATGATCTCTCAGCAATGGGGTTTCGATCGCACCATGCTGGACCAATTCTCTTTGGACTCGCACGAGAAGGCCGCGGCAGCACAGGATTCCGGTGTCTTCGATGGCCAGATCGTCGGTATCAAAACCAAGGACGCGGACGGCAATGACATCGCGATCACCAAGGATGAAGGCATTCGCCGGGGTACCCCCATCGAGAAGATGGCACAGCTCAAGTCCGCCTTTCGGGAGAACGGCGTCATCCACGCCGGTAACTCCAGCCAGATCTCGGACGGCTCGGCCGCTCTGCTGTTCGTGAGCGCGGATAAGGCAAAGTCTCTGGGGATCAGGCCGATCGCGCGGGTACATACTGCGACTCTGGCCGGCGCCGACCCGGTGATCATGTTGACCGCGCCCATACCGGCGACACAGAAGGCGCTCAAGCGATCTGGGCTGTCGGTTGACGATATCGGCGTCTTCGAGGTCAACGAGGCTTTCGCGCCAGTGCCGCTGGCCTGGTTGAAAGACATCGGCGCCGACGAGAAAAGGCTCAATCCCAATGGTGGCGCCATCGCGCTGGGCCACCCGCTCGGGGGGTCCGGCGCCCGTATCATGACCACCATGCTGCATCACATGCGCGACAATGGAATTCAGTATGGACTGCAAACCATGTGTGAGGGCGGCGGCCAGGCCAACGCGACCATTCTGGAGTTGCTGTGA
- a CDS encoding enoyl-CoA hydratase-related protein produces MNGISARREGRVLHIVLDRPEKLNAVNAPMLAELKRLLDAAAEDLTSVIVIGGAGRAFCSGGDLSGKNTGGAGELANDVVRAIIESPKPVIAAVHGAAAGVGCPIALSCDLTVVAESAYFQLAFSRVGLMPDGGTSALLSAAIGRPRATRMAMLAEKISAADAYAWGMITHLAEDGKFELELASVVSALNATSGPSLQWIKRAMRAGTMSALEEVQSIELTGQTDLAGTPEFRNAVAAYRDAARDRRST; encoded by the coding sequence GTGAATGGGATCTCGGCCCGCAGAGAGGGCCGGGTTCTGCATATCGTCCTTGACCGGCCGGAGAAACTGAACGCGGTCAACGCGCCGATGCTGGCTGAGCTGAAACGACTCCTCGATGCGGCCGCTGAGGATCTGACGTCAGTAATCGTGATCGGTGGTGCGGGACGGGCGTTCTGCTCGGGAGGTGATCTGTCCGGCAAGAACACCGGAGGGGCCGGCGAACTCGCCAACGATGTAGTGCGGGCGATCATCGAATCACCTAAGCCCGTCATCGCCGCAGTGCACGGCGCCGCAGCCGGGGTCGGATGCCCGATCGCCCTGTCCTGCGATCTCACGGTGGTGGCCGAGTCTGCGTACTTCCAGTTGGCTTTCAGCAGAGTCGGTTTGATGCCAGACGGTGGAACATCCGCCCTGTTGTCCGCGGCGATCGGTCGACCTCGGGCCACCCGCATGGCGATGCTTGCCGAGAAGATCTCGGCCGCCGATGCCTACGCGTGGGGGATGATCACGCACCTGGCTGAAGATGGGAAATTCGAGCTGGAACTTGCTTCAGTGGTCTCTGCGCTGAATGCGACGTCCGGCCCCTCCCTACAGTGGATCAAGCGTGCCATGCGGGCCGGCACCATGTCCGCGTTGGAAGAGGTCCAGTCAATTGAACTGACCGGCCAGACGGACCTGGCCGGGACACCGGAGTTCCGCAATGCGGTGGCTGCGTACCGCGATGCGGCAAGAGATCGAAGGAGCACCTGA
- a CDS encoding mycofactocin-coupled SDR family oxidoreductase, whose translation MGRVQDKVVLVTGAARGQGRSHAVKLAEEGADIILFDICQDIETNEYPLATPLDLNEAGLEVEKTGRRAVTAEVDVRDKAAVTAALAGAVAEFDGRLDVVVANAGICPLGAGLPRGAFADAFDVDFLGVVNAIHAALPYLKSGASIITTGSVAGLIAAKMPPMAAAGPSGPGGAGYNLAKQMVDTYTTQLAAVLAPESIRVNVVHPTNVNTPMLNSDPMYRQFRPDLENPTREDALPAFPAMQAMPVPYVEPEDISNVVCFLASDESRYLTGSQFRVDAGAMLKF comes from the coding sequence ATGGGAAGAGTGCAGGACAAAGTTGTTCTGGTTACCGGCGCCGCGCGCGGGCAGGGACGTAGTCACGCAGTAAAACTCGCTGAGGAGGGCGCCGACATCATCCTCTTCGATATCTGTCAGGACATCGAGACCAACGAGTACCCGCTGGCTACCCCCCTCGATCTCAACGAGGCAGGGCTGGAGGTGGAGAAGACCGGGCGGCGCGCTGTCACCGCTGAGGTCGATGTGCGCGACAAGGCCGCCGTCACCGCCGCGCTCGCCGGCGCGGTGGCAGAGTTCGATGGCCGACTCGATGTGGTCGTTGCCAATGCTGGGATCTGCCCGCTGGGTGCCGGTCTGCCGCGGGGCGCGTTCGCCGATGCCTTCGACGTGGATTTTCTGGGCGTCGTCAACGCAATTCATGCAGCGTTGCCCTACCTCAAGTCGGGGGCCTCGATCATCACGACCGGATCGGTGGCCGGACTGATTGCCGCGAAGATGCCTCCTATGGCAGCGGCCGGGCCCTCAGGACCGGGCGGCGCCGGTTACAACCTGGCCAAGCAGATGGTGGATACCTACACCACGCAATTGGCCGCTGTCCTTGCACCGGAATCCATCAGGGTCAACGTCGTGCATCCGACGAACGTCAACACCCCGATGCTCAACAGTGACCCGATGTACCGGCAGTTCCGCCCTGATCTGGAGAACCCGACCCGCGAAGACGCCTTGCCGGCGTTCCCGGCGATGCAGGCGATGCCGGTGCCGTACGTGGAACCCGAGGACATCTCGAATGTCGTGTGCTTCTTGGCCTCCGACGAGTCGCGCTACCTCACCGGCAGCCAGTTCAGGGTTGATGCCGGCGCGATGCTGAAGTTCTGA